The following are from one region of the Carnobacterium gallinarum DSM 4847 genome:
- a CDS encoding helix-turn-helix transcriptional regulator produces MKNELTIQREKIGISQKKLGELCGVGQQCVSSWEKGRTVPKPYQMQLLEELFKVKKEKLFHQVFFIDEN; encoded by the coding sequence ATGAAAAATGAGTTAACTATACAAAGAGAAAAAATAGGAATATCTCAAAAAAAATTGGGTGAGTTGTGTGGGGTAGGTCAGCAATGCGTTAGTTCATGGGAAAAAGGGAGAACAGTTCCTAAACCTTATCAAATGCAGTTATTAGAAGAGTTATTTAAGGTTAAGAAAGAAAAACTTTTCCATCAAGTTTTTTTTATAGATGAAAATTAA
- a CDS encoding HEPN domain-containing protein, which produces MKLSLSSTGKAKIKGIEEIYDVTIYQNNEQNVTSVYLSVEVLNSQKNKSSATLIPSYIDELEVEISNGAKLLLVGCGDRKHSTTVYASSRVEEFQYFADYIIYGASHVENRFATAIYDIPGIIKWGTKTNFARSTQDEEKRYVDINTDTEIILYESQSYQINYYVSRNYPLDFIKETVELKQTPHIEIESLEGVESIQWFEKKLKEFVSVVELATHKKINYKKISLLKIRRNEINTSENVVYDVDSYLATNEFLEEEYHNNYLFNCVELVNNADLVTWNKKLSKLQPVLDLYREAYYAKYSNMQNHFLNICQALETYHARMVTNSKREYIRLANLKIEGYVSGWKDFLIRDEKKEHILLVERISDLMFTDEPKYFFSGGFNFNEFPQKVSKTRNYYTHYNEKQKDTAFQGEDLITATRLLRLILEFHLLKELGFKNEDNFKKLMEHFKGVRTSMMYKEALEKSDEINFEQKNID; this is translated from the coding sequence TTGAAACTTTCACTAAGTAGTACAGGAAAAGCAAAAATAAAAGGTATTGAAGAAATTTATGATGTGACAATATATCAAAATAATGAACAAAACGTAACAAGCGTTTATCTTTCTGTTGAAGTTTTGAATAGTCAAAAAAATAAAAGTTCTGCTACATTAATTCCTTCATATATCGACGAGTTAGAAGTAGAAATCTCAAATGGTGCCAAACTTTTACTTGTAGGTTGTGGTGATAGGAAACATTCTACAACAGTGTATGCGTCTTCTAGAGTAGAAGAGTTTCAATATTTTGCTGATTATATTATCTACGGGGCTAGTCATGTTGAAAATAGATTTGCAACTGCAATATATGATATTCCTGGTATTATTAAATGGGGAACTAAGACAAATTTTGCAAGGTCTACACAAGATGAAGAAAAACGTTATGTAGATATTAATACTGATACTGAAATTATACTTTACGAATCTCAAAGTTATCAAATTAATTATTATGTATCTAGGAATTATCCGTTGGATTTTATTAAAGAAACAGTAGAATTAAAACAGACTCCACATATTGAAATAGAAAGTTTGGAAGGCGTAGAATCAATACAGTGGTTTGAAAAAAAACTAAAGGAATTTGTTTCAGTTGTTGAGTTAGCAACACATAAAAAAATAAACTACAAAAAAATATCATTATTAAAAATAAGAAGAAATGAAATTAACACATCAGAAAATGTAGTATATGACGTAGATTCATATTTAGCAACAAATGAATTTTTGGAAGAGGAATACCATAATAATTACTTGTTTAATTGTGTAGAGCTAGTAAATAATGCTGATTTAGTTACATGGAATAAAAAATTAAGTAAATTACAGCCAGTATTAGATTTGTATAGAGAAGCTTATTACGCAAAGTATTCAAACATGCAAAATCACTTTTTAAATATTTGCCAAGCTTTAGAAACATATCATGCTAGAATGGTCACAAATAGTAAAAGAGAGTATATAAGATTAGCTAATTTAAAAATAGAAGGTTACGTTTCAGGTTGGAAAGACTTTTTAATTAGGGATGAAAAAAAAGAGCATATTCTTTTAGTTGAAAGGATATCTGATTTAATGTTTACTGATGAACCTAAATACTTTTTTTCTGGTGGATTTAATTTTAATGAATTTCCTCAAAAGGTTTCTAAAACAAGAAATTACTATACTCATTATAATGAAAAACAAAAAGATACAGCTTTTCAAGGTGAAGATTTAATAACTGCAACAAGACTTTTGAGATTAATACTAGAATTTCATTTGTTAAAAGAACTGGGCTTTAAAAATGAAGATAACTTTAAAAAATTAATGGAACATTTTAAAGGAGTTCGAACTAGCATGATGTATAAAGAGGCACTTGAAAAAAGTGATGAAATAAACTTTGAACAGAAAAATATTGATTGA
- the gpmI gene encoding 2,3-bisphosphoglycerate-independent phosphoglycerate mutase, with protein MSKSPVAIIILDGFGLRNETIGNAVALANKPNFDRYWETYPHGQLKAAGLDVGLPVGQMGNSEVGHSNIGAGRIVYQSLTRIDKAIEEKEFQENEALNNAFTHTKENNSDLHLFGLLSDGGVHSHINHLIALVETAKDKGVKNVYIHAFLDGRDVAPDSAPKYVETLEKALADMNFGEIATVSGRFYAMDRDKRWERVEKAYNAITHGIGEKFNSAKAAVEASYANNKMDEFVLPTVIEKDGKAVATVKDNDAVIFFNFRPDRAIQLSNAFTDLEWEHFERGTTPKNVKFVTMTLYNPSVVAEVAFAPIEMKNVIGEVLSNEGLKQLRIAETEKYPHVTFFMNGGRNEEFPGESRILVNSPKVETYDLQPEMSAYEVTDALVADIEADKHDAIILNFANPDMVGHSGMVEPTIKAIEAVDENLGRVVDALIAKGGYAIIFADHGNSETMTTPEGNPHTAHTTVPVPVIVTKKGVTLREGGRLADVAPTMLDLLDVKKPVEMTGESLIQK; from the coding sequence ATGAGTAAATCACCTGTTGCAATCATTATCCTTGATGGATTTGGATTGCGTAATGAAACGATTGGGAATGCTGTAGCTTTAGCTAACAAACCAAACTTTGATCGTTACTGGGAAACTTACCCACATGGTCAATTAAAAGCTGCTGGTCTTGATGTCGGTCTTCCTGTCGGTCAAATGGGGAATTCTGAAGTTGGACATTCTAATATTGGTGCTGGACGTATTGTGTATCAAAGTTTAACTCGTATTGATAAAGCCATTGAAGAAAAAGAATTTCAAGAAAATGAAGCTTTAAACAATGCTTTTACTCATACAAAAGAGAACAACTCTGATTTACATTTGTTTGGCTTGTTATCTGACGGTGGGGTTCATAGCCACATCAATCACTTAATTGCCTTAGTAGAAACAGCTAAAGATAAAGGTGTCAAAAATGTTTATATCCATGCTTTCCTTGATGGACGTGACGTAGCACCTGATTCTGCACCTAAATATGTTGAAACATTAGAAAAAGCCTTAGCAGATATGAACTTTGGTGAAATTGCTACTGTTTCAGGTCGCTTCTATGCAATGGATCGCGACAAACGTTGGGAACGTGTGGAAAAAGCTTATAATGCAATCACTCATGGTATTGGTGAAAAATTTAACTCAGCAAAAGCTGCAGTTGAAGCAAGTTATGCAAATAACAAAATGGATGAATTCGTTCTACCAACTGTTATTGAAAAAGATGGAAAAGCTGTTGCAACAGTTAAAGATAATGACGCGGTTATCTTCTTTAATTTCCGTCCAGATCGTGCAATTCAATTATCAAATGCGTTTACTGATTTAGAGTGGGAACATTTTGAACGTGGAACAACGCCTAAAAATGTTAAGTTTGTGACGATGACATTGTACAACCCAAGTGTTGTAGCAGAAGTTGCCTTTGCACCAATCGAAATGAAAAATGTAATTGGTGAAGTTCTTTCAAATGAAGGACTAAAACAATTACGTATCGCTGAAACTGAAAAATATCCGCATGTTACTTTCTTTATGAATGGTGGACGTAATGAAGAATTCCCAGGTGAAAGCCGTATTCTTGTTAACTCACCAAAAGTTGAAACCTACGATTTGCAACCAGAAATGAGTGCATATGAAGTAACGGATGCTTTAGTAGCTGATATTGAAGCAGATAAACATGATGCGATTATTTTAAACTTTGCAAACCCTGATATGGTTGGTCACTCAGGTATGGTTGAACCAACAATCAAGGCAATCGAAGCAGTTGATGAAAACCTAGGTCGTGTTGTGGATGCACTTATCGCTAAAGGCGGTTATGCAATCATCTTTGCCGATCACGGGAATTCAGAAACAATGACAACGCCAGAAGGAAATCCACATACAGCTCATACAACTGTACCGGTTCCTGTAATTGTCACTAAAAAAGGCGTTACATTACGTGAAGGCGGCCGCTTAGCTGATGTAGCACCAACAATGTTAGACTTATTAGACGTTAAAAAACCAGTTGAAATGACTGGCGAAAGCTTAATTCAAAAATAA
- a CDS encoding tyrosine-type recombinase/integrase yields the protein MLSELIEEFILNCRLKNYTSSTISTYSINLHLVENYLKLECGISEIESIEKKNLKEFICYQMEKGYKSSYINVILKIIRSFYNYLVEENYLSENIAKEVPFLKQEKMILHTYNNEEISKLTKYYDFSDFLNARNKLIILIFIDTGLRCFELRQMKMENVEDNYIRIKGKGNKWRVVPISLYLKKKMLRYERIRGKYVSKFTGRKIDNNYFVSRNGKELKSNVMIEKIVKEASIACGVRSMVRASPHTLRHYFAVQNLKQGQDLFTISKILGHTNVKITQTYLESISDDEIIEKALLTSPLMNLREII from the coding sequence TTGTTGTCTGAACTAATAGAAGAGTTTATTTTGAATTGCCGATTGAAAAACTATACAAGTTCTACAATTTCAACATATTCAATAAATCTACATTTAGTTGAAAACTACTTAAAATTAGAATGTGGAATATCAGAAATTGAGAGTATAGAGAAAAAGAACTTAAAAGAATTTATTTGTTATCAAATGGAGAAAGGATACAAATCAAGCTATATTAATGTGATTTTGAAAATAATACGCTCTTTTTACAACTACTTAGTTGAAGAAAACTATTTATCTGAAAATATTGCTAAAGAAGTTCCATTTTTAAAACAAGAAAAGATGATTCTACACACATATAATAATGAAGAGATTAGTAAGTTAACAAAGTACTATGACTTTTCAGATTTTTTAAATGCCAGAAATAAGTTGATTATTCTCATATTTATTGATACTGGGTTAAGGTGTTTTGAATTAAGGCAGATGAAAATGGAGAATGTTGAGGATAACTATATACGAATTAAAGGCAAAGGCAATAAATGGCGTGTAGTACCCATTAGTTTATATTTAAAAAAGAAAATGCTCCGTTATGAAAGAATCAGGGGGAAATATGTAAGTAAATTTACGGGTAGAAAGATAGACAATAACTATTTTGTCAGCAGAAATGGGAAAGAGCTTAAAAGTAATGTAATGATTGAAAAGATAGTGAAAGAGGCATCTATTGCATGTGGCGTACGTTCAATGGTCAGAGCTAGTCCACATACTTTAAGACACTATTTTGCTGTGCAAAATCTAAAGCAAGGACAAGATTTGTTTACAATATCTAAGATATTAGGACATACAAATGTAAAAATTACGCAAACATATTTAGAATCAATATCCGATGATGAAATTATAGAAAAAGCATTATTAACAAGTCCGTTAATGAATTTAAGGGAAATCATATAA
- the tpiA gene encoding triose-phosphate isomerase, translating into MRKPIIAGNWKMNKTASEALAFAEAVKTKIPANSAVDSVIGSPTLFLQELVGSAKGTELKISAQNCYFEESGAFTGETSPVALNDLGVDYVIIGHSERREYFHETDEDINKKAHAIFKNNMTPIFCCGESLETYEAGKTAEWIEGQITKGLVGLSNEQVSSMVIAYEPIWAIGTGKSADATIADTICGVVRQTVEKLFGKDVSEAVRIQYGGSVKPENIAEYMAKENVDGALVGGASLEADSFLALLEAVK; encoded by the coding sequence ATGCGTAAACCAATTATCGCTGGTAACTGGAAAATGAATAAAACAGCTTCAGAAGCATTAGCTTTTGCAGAAGCAGTTAAAACTAAAATCCCTGCTAACTCAGCAGTTGATTCAGTAATCGGTTCTCCTACTTTATTCTTACAAGAATTAGTTGGATCAGCTAAAGGAACAGAATTAAAAATTTCAGCTCAAAACTGTTATTTTGAAGAATCTGGTGCATTTACTGGCGAAACTAGCCCAGTAGCATTAAATGACTTAGGTGTGGACTATGTAATCATTGGTCACTCTGAACGTCGTGAATATTTCCATGAAACAGATGAAGATATTAACAAAAAAGCACATGCTATTTTCAAAAATAACATGACGCCAATCTTCTGTTGTGGTGAGTCTTTAGAAACCTATGAAGCTGGCAAAACAGCTGAATGGATCGAAGGACAAATTACAAAAGGTTTAGTTGGTTTATCTAATGAGCAAGTATCTTCAATGGTTATTGCTTATGAACCAATCTGGGCAATCGGAACTGGTAAATCTGCTGATGCAACAATCGCTGATACAATTTGTGGCGTAGTTCGTCAGACAGTTGAAAAATTATTCGGTAAAGACGTTTCTGAAGCTGTTCGTATTCAATACGGTGGTTCAGTTAAACCTGAAAACATTGCTGAATATATGGCTAAAGAAAACGTTGATGGTGCATTAGTTGGAGGCGCAAGCTTAGAAGCTGATTCTTTCTTAGCATTATTGGAGGCAGTAAAATAA
- the eno gene encoding phosphopyruvate hydratase, which produces MPFITDILAREVLDSRGNPTIEVEVYTESGAFGRGMVPSGASTGEHEAVELRDGDKSRYLGKGVLKAVENVNTIIAEAVLGFDVRDQMAIDKTMIELDGTPNKGKLGANAILGVSIAVARAAADYLDVPLYQYLGGFNTKVLPTPMMNIINGGSHSDAPIAFQEFMIVPVGAPSFKEALRMGAEVFHTLKSILHDRGLETSVGDEGGFAPRFNGTEDAVDTIVQAVEKAGYKIGDDIRLGFDCAASEFYENGVYNYAKFEGEGGAVRTSAEQVEFLKELVVKYPFIITIEDGMDENDWDGWKLLTDAIGDKVQLVGDDLFVTNTAKLSEGIEKGIGNSILIKVNQIGTLTETFEAIEMAKEAGYTAVVSHRSGETEDATIADISVATNAGQIKTGSLSRTDRIAKYNQLLRIEDQLGDLAVYRGLGSFYNLKNK; this is translated from the coding sequence ATGCCATTTATTACAGATATTTTAGCACGCGAAGTCTTAGACTCACGCGGTAACCCAACAATCGAGGTAGAAGTTTACACAGAAAGCGGCGCATTCGGACGCGGTATGGTTCCATCAGGAGCTTCTACTGGCGAACATGAAGCTGTTGAATTACGTGACGGAGACAAATCTCGTTACCTTGGTAAAGGCGTTCTTAAAGCAGTAGAAAACGTAAATACAATCATTGCAGAAGCTGTTCTTGGTTTTGACGTTCGTGACCAAATGGCTATCGACAAAACAATGATCGAATTAGATGGTACTCCTAACAAAGGTAAATTGGGCGCTAACGCTATTTTAGGTGTTTCTATCGCTGTAGCTCGTGCTGCTGCTGATTACCTAGATGTACCTTTATACCAATATTTAGGTGGATTTAACACTAAAGTATTGCCAACTCCAATGATGAACATCATCAATGGTGGATCTCACTCAGATGCACCAATCGCATTCCAAGAGTTCATGATCGTACCAGTTGGTGCTCCATCATTTAAAGAAGCTTTACGTATGGGTGCAGAAGTATTCCATACATTGAAATCAATCTTACACGATCGTGGTTTAGAAACTTCAGTTGGTGATGAAGGTGGATTCGCACCTCGTTTTAACGGAACTGAAGATGCTGTTGACACAATCGTTCAAGCAGTTGAAAAAGCAGGATACAAAATCGGCGACGATATTCGTTTAGGTTTTGACTGTGCAGCTTCTGAATTCTACGAAAATGGCGTATACAACTATGCTAAATTTGAAGGCGAAGGCGGAGCAGTTCGCACAAGTGCTGAACAAGTAGAATTCTTAAAAGAATTAGTTGTTAAATACCCATTCATCATCACAATTGAAGATGGTATGGATGAAAATGACTGGGATGGTTGGAAACTATTGACTGACGCTATTGGCGACAAAGTTCAATTAGTTGGTGACGATCTATTCGTAACAAACACAGCTAAATTATCTGAAGGTATTGAAAAAGGAATTGGTAACTCAATCCTAATCAAAGTGAACCAAATCGGTACTTTAACTGAAACATTTGAAGCTATCGAAATGGCTAAAGAAGCTGGCTACACTGCAGTCGTTTCTCACCGTTCAGGCGAAACAGAAGATGCAACAATTGCTGATATCTCTGTTGCTACAAATGCTGGACAAATCAAAACTGGTTCATTAAGCCGTACAGACCGTATTGCTAAATACAACCAATTATTAAGAATTGAAGACCAATTAGGTGACTTAGCTGTTTACCGTGGTTTAGGTTCTTTCTACAACTTAAAAAATAAATAA
- a CDS encoding helix-turn-helix domain-containing protein — protein sequence MQNQYSIKIKQARQKLNLSQVELGRKINVSQQTIASWEVGRTEPKSDNYKALSEALHVPISYFVDNQSTYLQLSFNTLYDSLDESINKKQLSI from the coding sequence ATGCAAAATCAATATTCTATTAAAATTAAACAAGCTAGACAAAAACTAAATCTTTCACAAGTGGAACTTGGTAGAAAAATTAATGTTAGCCAACAAACTATAGCCAGTTGGGAAGTTGGACGTACTGAACCTAAATCAGATAACTATAAAGCACTGTCAGAAGCTCTTCACGTCCCTATAAGTTACTTCGTAGATAATCAATCAACTTATTTACAACTGTCCTTTAACACGCTCTATGACTCTCTAGATGAATCTATAAACAAAAAACAATTGAGTATATGA